CGACATCCGGCCAGCATTGCACAATGAACCATGGCTGCTGCGTCCGGCCAACTACCCTGCGTCAGCGCCGGGACGTGGAGCCGGCGTTTACGAATTGGGCGAGAATCTGCCGCCGCTCATGGTCATCAATCTGCAAGGGCGGACTTTCATGGAAGCCATCGACTGCCCTTTTGCGGTTGCCGAGAACCTGATGGCTCAGGCTCCGCCAGAGGCTGTGGTCGTGGTCGACATGCACGCCGAGGCCACCTCGGAGAAGCGCGCTTTGGCCCATATGCTGCGTGGGCGCGTGCAGGCGGTTGTCGGTACACATACTCATGTTCAGACCAACGACGCGTACATTTTCGACGGAATCACAGGCTATATTTCCGATTTGGGGATGTGCGGGCCGGAAGATTCCTGCCTAGGCATGGACAGCGACATAATTTTACGCAGATTCAGGACAGGACTGCCCCAGCGTTTTGAGCTGGCCAAAGGGCCGTGCATGCTCAACGGGGCGCTTATGGAAGTGGTTGACGGTCAATGCCGCGAGATGACGGCATGGCAATACAGGGCATCTTAAAAAACAGGAACCGCCATGACAGATATGGAATTGGCTCGGCAGCTGGAGCAGATCCGGCGCGGGAGCGTTGAGATCATCAACGAAGAGGAATTGATCGCAAAACTGCGCAGGGGCGTTCCGCTGCGAATCAAGGCCGGGTTTGATCCCACGGCCCCGGACTTGCATCTCGGGCATACGGTGCTGATCCAGAAGCTCAAGCATTTTCAGGATCTTGGGCATCAGGTCATTTTTCTGATCGGTGATTTCACCGGCATGATCGGTGACCCTTCCGGCAAGTCCGAAACGCGCAAGAAATTGACCCGCGAAGAGGTTCTCCGCAACGCCGAGACCTATAAGAAGCAGATTTTCAAGATTTTGGATCAGGAGCGCACCGAGATAGCGTTCAACTCCACCTGGATGGACACGTTTTCTGCGGCTGAGTTCATCGAGCTCTGCTCCCGCTACACCGTGGCCCGCATGCTTGAGCGCGATGATTTTGAAAAGCGGTTCAAGGGCAACCAGCCTATCTCCATCCACGAATTTCTTTACCCGTTGGTACAGGGATACGATTCCGTGGCCCTCAAGGCGGATGTCGAACTCGGTGGCACGGACCAGAAGTTCAATTTGCTCATGGGACGCCACCTGCAGCGCGAACACGGTCAAGCCTCGCAGATCGTACTGACCATGCCCATTTTGGAGGGCCTCGACGGGGTCCAGAAAATGAGCAAGTCGCTGGGCAACTACATCGGCATAGATGAGGCTCCGGGCGATATGTTCGGCAAGCTGATGTCCATTTCGGACGAATTGATGTGGCGCTATTACGAGCTGCTTTCCGACAGTTCCCTGGAACGGATCGCTACCCTGCGCGAGCAGGTACAGTCCGGCGCCCTGCATCCCAAGGTCGCCAAAGAGGATCTGGCCCAGGAGATCACGACGCGCTTTCACGGGGCCGAGGCCGGCGTTGCTGCGCGCGAGGCTTTCAACGCCGTGTTCGCCAAGCAGGGCGTCCCTGAGGATATCGAGGTTTTTTCCGTGCAGGCCGGAGCGCTGCTGGTCGATGTCCTGAGCGAGAGCGGCGTGTGCTCTTCCAAGGGTGATGCCCGGCGGATGTGCAAGCAAAACGCCGTGACCATTGACGGACGCAAGGAAGAGGATGCAGCGTTTGCATTCGCAGCGGGAGAGTACGTGCTCAAGATCGGCAAGAAGCGATTCCTGAAGCTCGTGGCCGCGTAAGGGGGATTCGCTGATGCTTTCGATGTGGCGCAAAACCGTTCTCTTGGCGCGCATGGTCAAGATCGAACATTCGATCTTTGCCTTGCCGTTCGCCTACCTCGGGATGACCTGGGCTGCGGGCGGCTGGCCGGGCTGGGAGATATTTCTGGCTCTGACCGTGGCCATGGTGGCCGTGCGTTCCTTTGCCATGGCGGTCAATCGCCTCGCGGATCTCCCCTTCGATATGAAAAATCCGCGCACCCAGACCAGGCCCCTGGTGACGGGCGAACTGAATGTTTTCGAAACACTGGTATTCATAGCCGTCAGCGCCCTCGTCTTT
This DNA window, taken from Desulfomicrobium sp. ZS1, encodes the following:
- a CDS encoding TIGR00282 family metallophosphoesterase, coding for MRLLFLGDIVGNSGRQMVKDHLPRLRRELELDVVLANGENASGGLGLSAKSAQELHRCGVDVLTTGNHVWKFPDIRPALHNEPWLLRPANYPASAPGRGAGVYELGENLPPLMVINLQGRTFMEAIDCPFAVAENLMAQAPPEAVVVVDMHAEATSEKRALAHMLRGRVQAVVGTHTHVQTNDAYIFDGITGYISDLGMCGPEDSCLGMDSDIILRRFRTGLPQRFELAKGPCMLNGALMEVVDGQCREMTAWQYRAS
- the tyrS gene encoding tyrosine--tRNA ligase, yielding MTDMELARQLEQIRRGSVEIINEEELIAKLRRGVPLRIKAGFDPTAPDLHLGHTVLIQKLKHFQDLGHQVIFLIGDFTGMIGDPSGKSETRKKLTREEVLRNAETYKKQIFKILDQERTEIAFNSTWMDTFSAAEFIELCSRYTVARMLERDDFEKRFKGNQPISIHEFLYPLVQGYDSVALKADVELGGTDQKFNLLMGRHLQREHGQASQIVLTMPILEGLDGVQKMSKSLGNYIGIDEAPGDMFGKLMSISDELMWRYYELLSDSSLERIATLREQVQSGALHPKVAKEDLAQEITTRFHGAEAGVAAREAFNAVFAKQGVPEDIEVFSVQAGALLVDVLSESGVCSSKGDARRMCKQNAVTIDGRKEEDAAFAFAAGEYVLKIGKKRFLKLVAA